In the Malaclemys terrapin pileata isolate rMalTer1 chromosome 12, rMalTer1.hap1, whole genome shotgun sequence genome, one interval contains:
- the ID1 gene encoding DNA-binding protein inhibitor ID-1 isoform X1, producing the protein MKVASAAVASPGPSCALKRVRLGGGAGEAVRCLSEQSVSLSRAGGGSPRGLPLLEQAEQAAAAASLLYDMKGCYSRLQALVPTLPRHRRVSKVEILQHVIDYIWDLQLELQHPPARGQPLGGGPDGEPGGSAEQAACVSASDSILCH; encoded by the exons ATGAAGGTCGCCAGTGCCGCCGTCGCCTCTCCCGGGCCCAGCTGCGCCCTGAAGCGGGTGCGGCTGGGCGGGGGCGCGGGCGAGGCCGTGCGCTGCCTCTCGGAGCAAAGCGTGTCGCTGTCGCGGGCCGGCGGCGGCTCCCCGCGGGGGCTGCCCCTGCTGGAGCAGGCGGAGCAGGCGGCCGCCGCCGCCTCGCTACTCTACGACATGAAGGGCTGCTACTCGCGGCTGCAGGCGCTGGTGCCCACCCTGCCCCGCCACCGCCGCGTCTCCAAGGTGGAGATCCTGCAGCACGTCATCGACTACATCTGGGACctgcagctggagctgcagcacCCGCCGGCCCGCGGCCAGCCCCTGGGGGGCGGCCCCGACGGGGAGCCCGGCGGCTCCGCGGAG caggctgcctGCGTGAGTGCCAGCGACAGTATCCTCTGCCACTGA
- the ID1 gene encoding DNA-binding protein inhibitor ID-1 isoform X2: MKVASAAVASPGPSCALKRVRLGGGAGEAVRCLSEQSVSLSRAGGGSPRGLPLLEQAEQAAAAASLLYDMKGCYSRLQALVPTLPRHRRVSKVEILQHVIDYIWDLQLELQHPPARGQPLGGGPDGEPGGSAEAACVSASDSILCH, from the exons ATGAAGGTCGCCAGTGCCGCCGTCGCCTCTCCCGGGCCCAGCTGCGCCCTGAAGCGGGTGCGGCTGGGCGGGGGCGCGGGCGAGGCCGTGCGCTGCCTCTCGGAGCAAAGCGTGTCGCTGTCGCGGGCCGGCGGCGGCTCCCCGCGGGGGCTGCCCCTGCTGGAGCAGGCGGAGCAGGCGGCCGCCGCCGCCTCGCTACTCTACGACATGAAGGGCTGCTACTCGCGGCTGCAGGCGCTGGTGCCCACCCTGCCCCGCCACCGCCGCGTCTCCAAGGTGGAGATCCTGCAGCACGTCATCGACTACATCTGGGACctgcagctggagctgcagcacCCGCCGGCCCGCGGCCAGCCCCTGGGGGGCGGCCCCGACGGGGAGCCCGGCGGCTCCGCGGAG gctgcctGCGTGAGTGCCAGCGACAGTATCCTCTGCCACTGA